The Frondihabitans australicus genome includes a region encoding these proteins:
- a CDS encoding aldo/keto reductase — protein sequence MTDIPLITLNDGKTIPQLGFGVFQVEPENTLDATLTALEVGYRHIDTARMYGNEKEVGQAIEQSGIPRDEVFITSKLNNDAHDPEAALEAGKVSAEYLGGYMDLFLIHWPLPTVSDFVPTWKAMEELYHQGVSRSIGVSNFSIHHLNRLRDETTVTPAVNQIEVHPYLAQEELRAYGVQHGIATEAWSPIAQGLVLDDPTIVRIAGAHDRTPAQVTLRWHIQRGDIVFPKSVTRSRVEENFRLFDFELTGEEMTDITTLDRGHRTGPDPDVFDYVPA from the coding sequence GACGGCAAGACGATCCCGCAGCTCGGCTTCGGCGTGTTCCAGGTCGAGCCCGAGAACACGCTCGACGCCACCCTCACCGCCCTCGAGGTCGGCTACCGCCACATCGACACGGCCCGCATGTACGGCAACGAGAAGGAGGTCGGGCAGGCGATCGAGCAGTCCGGCATCCCCCGCGACGAGGTCTTCATCACCTCGAAGCTCAACAACGACGCGCACGACCCCGAGGCCGCACTCGAGGCCGGCAAGGTCTCGGCCGAGTACCTCGGCGGGTACATGGACCTCTTCCTCATCCACTGGCCGCTGCCGACCGTGAGCGACTTCGTGCCGACCTGGAAGGCGATGGAGGAGCTCTACCACCAGGGAGTCTCGCGCTCGATCGGTGTCTCGAACTTCTCGATCCACCACCTCAACCGGCTCCGCGACGAGACGACCGTCACGCCGGCCGTCAACCAGATCGAGGTGCACCCGTACCTCGCCCAGGAGGAGCTGCGCGCGTACGGCGTCCAGCACGGCATCGCCACCGAGGCGTGGTCGCCGATCGCGCAGGGCCTCGTGCTCGACGACCCGACCATCGTGCGGATCGCCGGAGCCCACGACCGCACCCCGGCTCAGGTGACGCTCCGCTGGCACATCCAGCGCGGCGACATCGTGTTCCCGAAGTCGGTCACGAGGTCGCGGGTGGAGGAGAACTTCCGCCTGTTCGACTTCGAGCTGACCGGCGAGGAGATGACCGACATCACGACGCTGGATCGCGGACACCGCACCGGGCCGGATCCTGACGTCTTCGACTACGTGCCCGCGTAG